The Stappia sp. genome window below encodes:
- a CDS encoding nuclear transport factor 2 family protein produces the protein MDRSGQEALIRRYIAAYNAFDIDGMAGSLHRDVTFRNISSGVMTHECVGLAAFTEQAKKATAIFAARRQTITASTPLVDGGDPGLRVGIAYRATLATDLPNGMKAGDTLEVTGESEFRFRDGRIVSIVDRA, from the coding sequence ATGGACCGGTCCGGGCAAGAGGCACTCATCCGGCGCTACATCGCGGCCTACAATGCCTTCGACATCGACGGCATGGCCGGGTCGCTGCATCGTGACGTGACCTTCCGCAATATCTCCAGCGGCGTGATGACGCATGAGTGCGTCGGCCTTGCGGCATTCACCGAGCAGGCGAAGAAGGCGACGGCCATATTCGCCGCGCGGCGCCAGACGATCACCGCATCGACGCCGCTCGTCGATGGCGGCGATCCCGGCTTGAGGGTCGGCATCGCCTATCGCGCCACCCTCGCGACCGATCTTCCAAACGGCATGAAGGCCGGCGACACGCTTGAGGTGACAGGCGAAAGCGAGTTCCGTTTCCGGGACGGCCGGATCGTGTCGATCGTCGATCGGGCCTGA
- a CDS encoding KR domain-containing protein codes for MEHSAQTILPISARSPDAFASYADRLGGFLRSGPAHRRSDLVATLVRGRRHFAEMRGVMRLDGARDSQLFRGEGLRALEGPGFSRNLIWCFPGQGMAIDWSVLARLRDRAVFARRFDEVLAGFEVRLGAERFAEKVAAFLPGADGAPLRPGPRGTVCDQVLVFATQVSLGALWLAQGFRPVGVVGHSVGEYAAAVFSGLLTLEEAIALVALRAGDMDAVAAEGFMCQVRAEPERLSEVLPRGGLEIACRNAPDQTVVSGPEAGFAALAAFCDAGGVRYRRLQVANAFHSALMAPAAESLRSAGFDLGGREPDLPLFETCRAEATPADGLAYWSAQLRGTVDFVGAVERVLDEIDRPVFQELGLGSVLGGFVCAIAKARPDADCGVVGGVAEGRDVVADTVANLYSTGYDVPWSALNGTEAGGIVPLPGYPFQRKAVAAPPRSGQAGPASRDALPPLGKLPPRKTQYFEISPASQGWLAGHLVDDAFVVPGAGMLAMMLEAVAPVGCRQDLHLGDIVFEAPIALKRAQDVVRIGVQIESGPSPRVALYSRARDDARAWTRNATAVLAEAGAWPDLPSTPPDMALARMPAADPAHELYARFAEQGLDYSDLYKRVETLTPSEAGGHARIAPFDGAAGLAPLVTALDAMLQVADWAQGETGNDTVLLPAEIGALSLAWRGDAAAAGEVRATGGACPDAHLVDRSGAPVCSLTDIRFSAEPLGDAPPPPLLIPQWHDIARLRDRRPAGEVFADAASVGDRLAADPAACADIDAYSGQIAELEALVLRGMHRRVGGQDLSRLAAQAFSLPQAADPAIGRRRQRAFADLARRALAAGDENARADTDKGREELPLVAREYDLAMTALDLMQDYLSGAMSGEEVLFGQGRAETLRAYYQSSFILRRANDAVARIVDRRAASMETGHIRILEVGGGTGATSEGILSRLQQRTGLTVDYVFTDASPGLLRAAQARFGHIDGFRTEALDLNDPAACDRLEGRFDVVLGVDVVHATRDIRATVDRLARRTAPNGLFLLVEDTEKLAWIDLAFGMLDGWWDYCDEREAHPLLGFDAWTALLGERFDKVRGVDLCAGGDLPVVAREGLFVCSAPVAVEGARQTLRIDRAFLDGYDRTGLERLLAGWIDAGAREFVTLAEFDRLADPGLIETYAEVCTDLVKLVAARAPGARVILCGSRDAMPVAGGLEAGLARVVASEGLDIEVLALQLESFDAATVAAGIDAFLQNRGGHLNALVTGGTLSVPQLLEAAREVNADGAGPRTDALVAFGGESEIALAIARHQVRAGVTRIVLAGRAPPRPSTRAAIATLRAMGAEATYHEADVTDFQAVRALAAGVEADRPMVVNLAGHLSDASLQDIRPGDLGAVLAPKVRGSWNIVRAFAGRAAEVVLFSSTSCYLGNGGQAAHAMACAYLEELASARHPGGLRVRSVAWGPWKTIGITARMGLNSLLAKDGEAALSTRTGLTALDVTGRLEAAVCVAADLTSPKLQKRDWFRALHPLDVPPEAGAGAGASMASGADAIGDTPVTSVVAKVLGVDCAQLKADASLDDNGVDSLQQIEIRLELEELCGTHVPLKLLGEADTLAGLETAFAETVLKRPAPTAAAVVDGPAERQTAIRDGRPAVFFFEGIFGNVGGEAGLAQALGERGEVVPLASGRDPDADIPACARRLADRIADLSPEGDVTLVGHSYGVMLAYSVAVELRQRGRAIAHFYALDGLMVPALSRHHVARLGDDDFEALLRESREGSDGGLLDVERAGVKDLRRVFQTNCRLAASRQTCGPLDFPVTLVLPEEDTVTGITEDVFRDNLHRIGGEVGGTAPPPLRVLHGAGDHFSMIRPPFVHATGEALIAQLCPRDCLLDPGAPADAPVGERPAMA; via the coding sequence ATGGAGCATTCCGCGCAAACGATCCTGCCGATTTCGGCGCGCTCCCCGGATGCCTTTGCGTCCTACGCCGACCGGCTCGGCGGGTTCCTGCGCTCAGGCCCCGCCCATCGCAGGTCCGATCTGGTCGCCACTTTGGTGCGCGGTCGCAGGCATTTCGCGGAAATGCGAGGCGTCATGCGGCTCGACGGTGCGCGCGACAGCCAGCTGTTTCGCGGCGAGGGGCTGCGCGCGCTCGAGGGGCCCGGCTTCTCGCGCAACCTGATCTGGTGCTTTCCGGGGCAGGGCATGGCGATCGACTGGAGCGTGCTGGCACGCCTGCGCGACAGGGCCGTGTTCGCGCGCCGGTTCGACGAGGTGCTGGCGGGATTCGAGGTCCGGCTCGGCGCCGAACGCTTCGCCGAGAAGGTGGCGGCGTTCCTGCCGGGTGCCGATGGCGCGCCGCTGCGACCCGGGCCCCGTGGCACCGTGTGCGACCAGGTGCTTGTGTTCGCGACACAAGTGTCCCTGGGGGCGCTCTGGCTGGCGCAGGGGTTTCGGCCCGTCGGGGTCGTTGGCCACAGTGTCGGCGAATATGCCGCCGCCGTGTTCTCCGGTCTTCTGACGCTCGAGGAGGCCATCGCCCTGGTGGCCCTGCGCGCCGGCGACATGGATGCCGTTGCGGCCGAAGGGTTCATGTGTCAGGTCCGGGCGGAGCCGGAGCGACTGTCCGAGGTCTTGCCTCGAGGCGGGCTCGAGATCGCCTGCCGCAACGCGCCGGACCAGACGGTGGTGTCCGGGCCCGAAGCCGGCTTCGCGGCGCTTGCGGCGTTTTGCGACGCGGGCGGGGTCCGCTATCGGCGTTTGCAGGTGGCCAATGCCTTTCATTCCGCGCTCATGGCGCCAGCGGCCGAAAGCTTGCGATCCGCCGGCTTCGACCTGGGCGGGCGGGAGCCGGATCTCCCCCTGTTCGAGACCTGCCGAGCCGAGGCAACTCCGGCCGACGGTCTGGCCTACTGGAGCGCGCAATTGCGCGGAACGGTCGATTTCGTCGGGGCCGTGGAGCGGGTCCTGGACGAGATCGACCGTCCGGTGTTCCAGGAACTGGGGCTCGGCAGCGTGCTCGGCGGCTTCGTCTGTGCCATCGCAAAAGCACGGCCCGACGCGGATTGCGGGGTTGTCGGCGGCGTAGCGGAGGGCCGCGATGTCGTGGCGGACACGGTCGCGAACCTTTACTCGACCGGCTATGACGTGCCCTGGTCCGCACTGAACGGCACGGAGGCCGGCGGCATCGTGCCGCTTCCGGGATATCCGTTCCAGCGAAAGGCGGTCGCCGCGCCGCCGCGCTCCGGGCAAGCCGGCCCAGCCTCGCGCGATGCGCTTCCCCCGCTTGGAAAGCTGCCGCCGCGCAAGACCCAGTATTTCGAGATATCGCCCGCCAGTCAGGGCTGGCTCGCCGGTCATCTTGTCGACGATGCCTTCGTGGTGCCAGGGGCCGGGATGCTGGCCATGATGCTGGAGGCCGTCGCCCCGGTCGGCTGCCGGCAGGATCTGCACCTCGGCGATATCGTGTTCGAGGCGCCGATTGCCCTGAAACGCGCGCAGGACGTCGTCCGGATCGGCGTCCAGATCGAGAGCGGACCGTCGCCGCGCGTGGCATTGTACTCCCGGGCCAGGGATGACGCGCGCGCGTGGACGCGAAACGCCACGGCCGTGCTCGCGGAGGCAGGCGCGTGGCCGGATCTGCCCTCGACGCCGCCGGACATGGCGCTCGCGCGGATGCCCGCCGCGGACCCGGCACATGAGCTCTACGCACGCTTTGCCGAACAGGGGCTGGACTACTCGGACCTCTACAAGCGCGTCGAAACGCTGACGCCGAGCGAGGCGGGCGGCCATGCCCGCATCGCGCCCTTCGACGGCGCGGCGGGGCTCGCCCCGCTGGTGACCGCGCTGGATGCCATGCTGCAGGTCGCCGACTGGGCCCAGGGCGAAACGGGGAACGACACCGTGCTCCTTCCCGCCGAGATCGGCGCGCTCTCGCTGGCCTGGCGCGGCGACGCGGCGGCGGCCGGCGAGGTGCGGGCGACGGGCGGGGCGTGTCCCGATGCGCATCTGGTCGACCGGTCCGGCGCTCCGGTCTGTTCCCTGACGGATATCCGGTTTTCCGCCGAGCCGCTTGGCGATGCGCCGCCACCGCCTCTGCTGATCCCGCAGTGGCACGACATCGCACGGCTGCGCGACCGGCGTCCCGCCGGGGAGGTCTTCGCCGACGCGGCATCGGTTGGCGACCGCCTTGCCGCCGATCCTGCTGCCTGTGCGGACATCGATGCCTACTCCGGGCAGATCGCGGAGCTGGAAGCGCTGGTTCTGCGGGGGATGCATCGCCGCGTCGGCGGGCAGGATCTCTCCCGCCTCGCGGCGCAGGCCTTTTCGTTGCCGCAAGCCGCCGATCCCGCGATCGGCCGGCGTCGCCAGCGTGCCTTTGCCGATCTCGCCCGCAGGGCGCTTGCGGCGGGCGACGAGAACGCGCGAGCCGACACGGACAAGGGCCGCGAAGAGCTGCCGCTGGTGGCCCGGGAATACGATCTGGCGATGACGGCGCTCGATCTGATGCAAGACTACCTGAGCGGGGCGATGAGCGGCGAGGAGGTTCTGTTCGGGCAGGGGCGGGCGGAGACGCTGCGCGCCTACTACCAGAGTTCCTTCATCCTGCGGCGCGCGAATGACGCCGTTGCGCGGATCGTCGACCGCCGTGCGGCTTCGATGGAAACGGGACATATCCGCATTCTCGAAGTCGGCGGCGGCACCGGGGCGACCAGCGAGGGCATCCTGTCGCGGCTTCAGCAGCGTACCGGCCTGACCGTCGACTATGTGTTCACCGACGCCAGTCCCGGCCTTTTGCGCGCGGCGCAGGCCCGGTTCGGCCATATCGACGGGTTTCGGACCGAGGCGCTGGACCTGAACGATCCGGCCGCCTGCGACCGGCTGGAGGGACGCTTCGATGTCGTGCTGGGTGTGGACGTGGTCCATGCCACCCGCGACATTCGCGCCACCGTCGACCGGCTCGCGAGACGGACAGCGCCCAACGGGCTGTTTCTGCTGGTCGAGGATACCGAGAAACTCGCCTGGATCGATCTGGCGTTCGGCATGCTCGACGGCTGGTGGGACTATTGCGACGAGCGCGAGGCGCATCCGCTTCTGGGCTTCGATGCCTGGACCGCGTTGTTGGGCGAGCGGTTCGACAAGGTGCGGGGCGTCGATCTGTGCGCCGGCGGCGATCTCCCCGTGGTCGCGCGCGAAGGGCTCTTCGTCTGTTCGGCTCCGGTCGCTGTGGAAGGCGCGCGCCAAACACTGCGCATCGACCGCGCCTTTTTGGACGGTTACGACCGGACCGGTCTCGAACGCCTGCTGGCCGGCTGGATCGACGCGGGCGCACGCGAATTCGTGACGCTGGCGGAGTTCGACCGTCTGGCCGATCCCGGATTGATCGAAACCTATGCCGAGGTCTGTACCGATCTCGTCAAACTGGTCGCCGCGCGCGCGCCGGGGGCCCGGGTCATTCTGTGCGGCTCCCGCGACGCGATGCCGGTTGCCGGCGGTCTGGAGGCGGGACTGGCGCGGGTCGTCGCCAGCGAGGGGCTCGATATCGAGGTGCTGGCCTTGCAGCTGGAGAGCTTCGACGCGGCGACCGTGGCGGCGGGGATCGACGCCTTCCTGCAAAACCGTGGCGGCCATCTGAACGCCCTTGTGACCGGCGGCACGTTGTCGGTGCCGCAGCTGCTGGAGGCCGCGCGCGAGGTCAACGCCGACGGCGCGGGGCCGCGAACCGATGCGCTCGTGGCGTTCGGCGGCGAAAGCGAGATCGCGCTCGCCATCGCCCGACATCAGGTGCGCGCCGGGGTCACGCGCATCGTTCTGGCCGGGCGCGCCCCGCCGCGCCCCTCCACCCGCGCCGCCATCGCAACGCTGCGCGCCATGGGGGCCGAGGCGACCTACCATGAGGCCGATGTGACCGATTTTCAGGCCGTGCGGGCGCTCGCCGCCGGTGTCGAGGCCGACCGCCCGATGGTGGTGAACCTCGCGGGACATCTGAGCGATGCAAGCCTGCAGGACATCCGACCCGGCGATCTGGGCGCCGTCCTGGCGCCCAAGGTGCGGGGGTCCTGGAACATCGTGCGGGCCTTCGCCGGGCGAGCGGCCGAGGTGGTCCTGTTCTCGTCGACGAGCTGCTATCTCGGCAATGGCGGTCAGGCCGCGCATGCCATGGCCTGCGCCTATCTCGAGGAACTGGCCTCCGCCCGTCATCCGGGCGGCCTGAGGGTCAGATCCGTCGCCTGGGGGCCCTGGAAGACCATCGGCATCACGGCACGCATGGGACTGAATAGCCTGCTCGCCAAGGACGGCGAGGCGGCGCTCTCGACCCGCACCGGCCTGACCGCGCTCGACGTTACGGGCCGGCTGGAGGCCGCCGTCTGCGTCGCGGCGGATCTGACATCCCCGAAGCTTCAGAAACGGGACTGGTTCCGCGCGCTTCATCCTCTCGACGTGCCGCCCGAGGCGGGCGCGGGCGCCGGCGCGTCGATGGCGTCGGGCGCGGACGCGATCGGGGACACGCCGGTGACAAGCGTGGTCGCGAAGGTTCTGGGCGTGGATTGCGCGCAGCTGAAGGCGGACGCATCGCTGGACGACAACGGCGTCGATTCCCTGCAGCAGATAGAAATCCGGCTGGAGCTGGAAGAACTGTGCGGCACCCATGTGCCCCTCAAACTGCTCGGTGAGGCGGACACGCTGGCCGGGCTGGAGACCGCCTTCGCCGAGACGGTCCTGAAACGCCCCGCGCCGACAGCGGCGGCCGTCGTGGACGGGCCGGCGGAGCGCCAGACTGCGATTCGGGACGGACGCCCCGCAGTTTTCTTCTTCGAAGGGATCTTCGGCAACGTCGGCGGGGAGGCCGGGCTTGCACAGGCCCTCGGGGAGAGGGGGGAGGTGGTCCCGCTCGCCTCCGGTCGCGATCCGGACGCGGATATTCCGGCATGCGCCCGTCGTCTGGCGGACCGCATCGCGGATCTGTCGCCGGAGGGCGACGTGACCCTTGTCGGCCACTCCTATGGCGTCATGCTGGCCTATTCGGTGGCCGTTGAACTCCGGCAACGGGGGCGCGCCATCGCGCATTTCTACGCCCTCGACGGCCTGATGGTGCCGGCCTTGTCCCGTCACCACGTCGCGCGTCTGGGTGACGACGACTTCGAGGCGCTGCTGAGGGAAAGCCGCGAAGGCTCCGACGGCGGTCTTCTCGACGTCGAGCGCGCCGGGGTCAAGGATCTGCGCCGCGTGTTCCAGACCAACTGCCGGCTTGCGGCATCGCGGCAGACCTGCGGACCGCTCGATTTCCCGGTCACGCTTGTCTTGCCGGAGGAGGACACAGTGACGGGGATCACCGAGGACGTGTTCCGGGACAACCTTCACCGTATCGGCGGAGAAGTCGGCGGCACCGCGCCGCCGCCGCTGCGGGTGCTTCACGGGGCTGGCGACCATTTCTCGATGATCCGCCCCCCGTTCGTCCACGCGACGGGAGAGGCCTTGATCGCCCAGCTTTGCCCCCGCGACTGCCTTCTCGACCCTGGCGCGCCGGCAGACGCGCCCGTCGGCGAGCGCCCGGCCATGGCGTGA
- a CDS encoding TetR/AcrR family transcriptional regulator, whose product MFDLRPESHNPLAMDRQVGIFRIMRKTATDRLTATAARLFQERGVTRVGINEIIREADVARMSLYNNFKSKEDLALAAYAAVSKDRLAAVDAAIDASSGPEAAILAVFDLAADLAGTSSFRGCAFINLAAHAGVEDARLLDLVRSHKRTLRGRFEDLARALGAPAPETTGRQLLAMWDGALVDAFIEGSVTPITAARAAAAKIIARVD is encoded by the coding sequence GTGTTCGACCTGCGTCCGGAGAGTCATAACCCGCTTGCCATGGATAGACAAGTCGGTATATTTCGGATCATGCGCAAGACAGCCACGGACCGCCTGACCGCCACCGCCGCCCGCCTGTTTCAGGAGCGCGGCGTGACGCGTGTCGGCATCAACGAGATAATCCGCGAGGCCGATGTCGCGCGGATGTCGCTCTACAACAATTTCAAATCCAAGGAGGATCTGGCGCTGGCGGCCTATGCCGCCGTCTCGAAGGACCGTCTTGCGGCGGTCGATGCCGCCATCGACGCCTCCAGCGGGCCCGAGGCCGCGATCCTCGCCGTCTTCGATCTCGCCGCCGATCTGGCTGGCACATCGTCGTTCCGGGGGTGCGCCTTCATCAACCTCGCCGCGCATGCCGGCGTCGAGGACGCGCGGCTGCTCGATCTGGTTCGGTCCCACAAGCGCACCCTGCGCGGGCGTTTCGAAGACCTGGCCCGCGCCCTGGGCGCCCCCGCGCCGGAGACGACCGGCCGGCAGCTGCTCGCGATGTGGGACGGGGCCCTCGTCGACGCCTTCATCGAGGGCAGTGTCACGCCGATCACGGCCGCACGCGCGGCCGCCGCGAAGATCATCGCGCGCGTCGACTGA
- a CDS encoding alpha/beta hydrolase, whose amino-acid sequence METGGRNTGATWTLERAASTSAGRVAWGSAGDGPPLVLAHGWPWSSFVWHRLVPALSQRFKVHWYDMPGFGHSELSPARPPSLAVQGEVFGEMLDHWRVDAPMVVAHDFGGAVALRAHLLHGRDYAGLALMNVVAMRPWGSDFFEHVKAHVSAFSGLPPHIHAAIVRAYIDSALARAIPPKDRDHLDAPWLTPAGQRAFWRQFELADEVFTAEIEPHYGALRCPTSILWGTDDPWIPLERGMALAECVGTPLTPLPGLGHLPQLEAPQVVLRALVARFGEDLSSSPE is encoded by the coding sequence ATGGAGACCGGAGGCCGGAACACCGGTGCGACATGGACCCTCGAGCGCGCCGCATCGACGTCGGCCGGACGGGTCGCCTGGGGCAGCGCGGGCGATGGGCCGCCGCTTGTGCTTGCCCATGGCTGGCCGTGGTCGTCCTTCGTGTGGCATCGCCTCGTCCCTGCCCTTTCGCAGCGGTTCAAGGTCCACTGGTACGACATGCCGGGCTTCGGACACTCGGAGCTTTCCCCCGCCCGGCCGCCATCGCTTGCGGTGCAGGGCGAGGTTTTCGGCGAGATGCTGGATCACTGGCGGGTGGACGCGCCGATGGTGGTCGCGCATGATTTCGGCGGCGCGGTGGCGCTGCGGGCGCATCTCCTGCACGGACGCGACTATGCCGGCCTTGCCCTGATGAATGTCGTGGCGATGCGGCCGTGGGGCTCCGACTTCTTCGAACATGTGAAGGCTCATGTTTCCGCCTTTTCGGGGCTTCCGCCGCATATCCACGCGGCCATCGTGCGCGCCTATATCGACAGCGCACTGGCCCGCGCGATCCCGCCTAAGGACCGTGATCACCTCGACGCTCCCTGGCTCACGCCCGCCGGACAAAGGGCGTTCTGGCGGCAGTTCGAGCTGGCGGACGAGGTCTTCACCGCGGAGATCGAACCGCACTACGGCGCGCTTCGCTGCCCGACATCGATCCTCTGGGGGACCGACGACCCCTGGATCCCGCTGGAAAGGGGCATGGCGCTCGCGGAATGCGTCGGCACACCGCTGACCCCCTTGCCGGGTCTCGGTCACCTGCCCCAGCTCGAAGCTCCGCAGGTCGTGCTTCGCGCGCTTGTCGCGCGGTTTGGCGAGGATCTGTCGTCGTCGCCCGAATGA
- a CDS encoding alkaline phosphatase D family protein, which translates to MQLQITSPLGPILILDDIEAGRMHLSALFIAARGEAVAPLDAPHGPVPPAPLAHYDRATVWRARFALPADRPSQYRWNGTTYEVAGDLTGDLRIAYVSCNGEEIGDLSREGSERNAMWARLGDEHRRRPCALLLHGGDQVYADEVTKGHDLSRDWPERVARDPAPAALADLEHHLRERFLERYVAIYGAPEFAWLAARVPSLMQWDDHDICDGWGSLPASRTESPVGQTLFAVARESFLVFQHAAADGDLPARFADPEGRHLGWTVDGPDLRILAPDLRSERTRRRVMGPGGWAMMDNEARRDTRGHTLLLSSVPLLGPRLSLLETLLVLIPRMQKYEDDLRDQWQSRAHRDEWRRMLRLVRDLARRDGHDITAISGEIHLAGRAAMDLGDGLHLNQLVASGIAHRAPPKAWARVLGALARLGEDPLPEHPIRVERLPGQRTRYVAERNYLLLERDAGGWSARWELEASGTTQPLTL; encoded by the coding sequence ATGCAGTTACAAATCACGTCTCCGCTCGGCCCGATCCTGATCCTCGACGATATCGAGGCCGGGCGCATGCATCTTTCGGCGCTTTTCATCGCCGCCAGGGGAGAGGCCGTGGCGCCGCTGGATGCACCGCACGGTCCGGTTCCTCCCGCGCCGCTTGCGCATTACGATCGGGCCACCGTGTGGCGCGCGCGCTTCGCGCTGCCGGCGGACCGTCCGTCGCAGTACCGTTGGAACGGCACGACCTACGAGGTCGCCGGCGATCTGACGGGCGATCTGCGCATCGCCTATGTCTCCTGCAACGGCGAGGAGATCGGCGACCTGTCGCGCGAGGGCTCGGAGCGCAATGCCATGTGGGCGCGTCTCGGCGACGAACATCGCCGCCGGCCCTGTGCGCTTCTGTTGCACGGCGGCGATCAGGTCTATGCCGACGAGGTGACGAAGGGCCACGACCTTAGCCGCGACTGGCCGGAGCGCGTTGCCCGCGATCCCGCGCCCGCGGCCCTGGCCGACCTCGAACACCACCTGCGCGAACGGTTTCTCGAGCGCTATGTCGCCATTTACGGCGCGCCCGAGTTCGCCTGGCTCGCGGCGCGGGTGCCCTCGCTCATGCAATGGGACGATCACGACATCTGCGACGGCTGGGGATCGCTGCCCGCGTCGCGCACGGAGTCGCCCGTCGGCCAGACGCTGTTCGCGGTCGCGCGCGAGAGCTTTCTCGTCTTTCAGCATGCGGCGGCCGATGGCGATCTGCCGGCACGCTTCGCGGACCCCGAAGGACGGCATCTGGGCTGGACCGTCGACGGCCCCGACCTCCGGATCCTCGCGCCCGACCTGCGCTCCGAGCGGACACGGCGCCGCGTGATGGGACCGGGCGGCTGGGCGATGATGGACAACGAAGCGCGACGCGACACACGGGGGCATACGCTGCTGTTGTCGAGCGTGCCCCTCCTCGGCCCGCGGCTGTCGCTCCTTGAGACGCTTCTGGTCCTGATCCCGCGAATGCAGAAGTATGAGGACGATCTGCGCGACCAATGGCAGAGCCGGGCTCACCGGGACGAATGGCGCCGCATGCTGCGCCTCGTTCGCGATCTCGCGCGGCGCGACGGCCACGACATCACGGCGATCTCGGGCGAGATCCATCTCGCCGGGCGCGCTGCGATGGATCTGGGCGACGGGTTGCACCTGAACCAGCTGGTCGCCTCCGGCATTGCGCACCGCGCCCCGCCGAAGGCCTGGGCGCGGGTGCTCGGCGCGCTCGCCCGGCTGGGCGAGGACCCCCTGCCCGAGCATCCCATCCGCGTGGAGCGGCTTCCCGGCCAGCGCACCCGATATGTCGCCGAGCGCAACTATCTCCTGCTCGAGCGCGACGCAGGCGGCTGGAGCGCGCGATGGGAGCTGGAAGCGAGCGGCACCACGCAACCGCTGACGTTGTGA
- a CDS encoding YbfB/YjiJ family MFS transporter — MGRTAAQWAVVLGLSLGPAVSNGLARFAYGLVLPAMQADLAWSYTEAGLLNTANAAGYLAGAFMAFGMIDRVGARRLFVLGILTTPLTLLGSAVVDSLALQSLFRIAAGLAGAAVFISGGAMAAMLFRDDRKANALAISLYFGGGGLGMILSGAVIPVLLDGLGDAAWGSAWLFLAALSAIAVAPALWAARRCPEPARVQVAATSRLPLLRMAFSVSGYFLFAVGYIVYLTYLAAMMRGEGASAVLVAATWTLIGLGVIAAPFLWRPVLSRSDGGGALGLACLVTAIATLLPLALENSAPLLVSSAVLFGLSFFMAPTAVTSFARKNLPEASWGRAVALYTTIFALGQIVGPALAGWIADATGSIGQGMAAAGLVLLAGAALSALQRPFRLAPSPTAP; from the coding sequence ATGGGGAGGACAGCCGCTCAATGGGCCGTCGTGCTGGGCCTGTCTCTGGGGCCGGCGGTCAGCAACGGCCTGGCCCGCTTCGCCTATGGCCTGGTGCTGCCCGCCATGCAGGCCGATCTTGCCTGGAGCTACACCGAGGCGGGGCTGCTCAACACGGCGAATGCGGCCGGCTATCTGGCGGGTGCCTTCATGGCCTTCGGCATGATCGACCGGGTCGGGGCGCGCAGGCTCTTTGTGCTCGGCATCCTGACGACGCCGCTGACCCTTCTGGGATCGGCGGTGGTCGACAGTCTGGCGCTGCAGTCTCTCTTTCGCATCGCGGCCGGTCTTGCCGGCGCGGCCGTCTTCATTTCCGGGGGCGCGATGGCCGCGATGCTTTTTCGCGACGACCGCAAGGCGAACGCCCTGGCGATCAGCCTCTATTTCGGCGGCGGCGGGTTGGGCATGATCCTGAGCGGCGCGGTCATTCCGGTATTGCTCGACGGGCTCGGCGACGCGGCCTGGGGCTCCGCCTGGCTGTTCCTGGCGGCCTTGTCGGCGATTGCCGTCGCGCCCGCGCTGTGGGCCGCGCGCCGATGCCCGGAGCCCGCGCGCGTGCAGGTCGCGGCGACGTCGCGCCTGCCGCTCCTGCGGATGGCGTTCAGCGTGTCCGGCTACTTCCTCTTCGCGGTCGGGTACATCGTCTATCTGACCTATCTCGCTGCGATGATGCGCGGCGAGGGCGCCTCCGCCGTTCTGGTCGCGGCCACCTGGACGCTCATCGGATTGGGGGTGATCGCGGCGCCTTTTCTCTGGCGGCCGGTTCTGTCGCGCAGCGACGGGGGCGGGGCGCTCGGCCTTGCCTGCCTCGTCACGGCCATCGCGACCCTGCTGCCTCTGGCGCTGGAAAACAGCGCGCCGCTGCTGGTATCCTCGGCCGTCCTGTTCGGGCTTTCCTTCTTCATGGCGCCCACGGCCGTCACCAGTTTCGCGCGAAAGAACCTGCCGGAGGCGTCATGGGGCCGCGCCGTCGCCCTTTATACGACCATATTCGCGCTCGGCCAGATCGTCGGCCCCGCCCTCGCGGGCTGGATCGCCGATGCAACCGGATCGATCGGGCAGGGCATGGCCGCGGCCGGTCTCGTTCTGCTGGCGGGGGCGGCACTCTCGGCGCTCCAGCGCCCGTTTCGGCTCGCCCCGTCGCCTACCGCACCTTAG